The proteins below come from a single bacterium genomic window:
- a CDS encoding DUF5615 family PIN-like protein: protein MKFLADMGVSMHTVVWLRRQGYDTIHLREEGLQRLSDEKILAKAKIEKRILLTMDLDFSYLVAIGKGFLPSVILFRLSDERSEGVNRRLADVLTNHKDDLELGAIASVSEVSIRVRRLPIK, encoded by the coding sequence ATGAAATTTCTTGCTGATATGGGTGTTTCTATGCATACAGTAGTTTGGTTACGTCGGCAGGGATACGATACCATTCATCTGCGTGAGGAAGGTTTACAGCGTTTGTCTGACGAAAAGATATTGGCAAAAGCTAAAATAGAAAAACGCATCTTATTAACGATGGATTTAGATTTTAGCTATCTTGTAGCTATAGGGAAGGGATTTCTGCCTAGCGTAATTCTATTTCGGCTTAGTGATGAACGTTCTGAGGGAGTCAATAGACGATTAGCGGATGTACTAACTAACCACAAGGATGATTTGGAACTAGGTGCTATTGCCTCAGTTAGCGAAGTATCTATTCGTGTAAGACGCTTGCCAATAAAATAA
- the mnmA gene encoding tRNA 2-thiouridine(34) synthase MnmA: protein MSKRVVVAMSGGVDSSTAAWLLKQEGYEVIGVTMDLLESSCRIEKPDTCCSLQAFEDARDVADKLGMAHHILDCKAEFEQKVVSCFVSEYLKGRTPNPCVVCNSKIKFGLLLKHTWQLGADYLATGHYARISKQNSRYVIKKGVDSTRDQSYFLYGLSQYQLRHALMPLGEYKKEEIRKIAAESGLKIHDKAESQEICFIPAGHYQEFIRERLGNNRFQPGPIVDKNGRLLGEHQGVAFFTVGQRKGLGIAVGKPLYVLALDAFRNTVVVGEEADLYSRELTVSEANWVAIENLTKEMEVTARIRYLHKGGEAVITPFSEGRVKVRFKEPQRAITPGQATVFYQDDLVLGGGWIESGEWRNQRSLHSQLGLVHR from the coding sequence ATGTCAAAAAGAGTCGTAGTAGCTATGAGCGGCGGGGTGGATTCATCGACGGCGGCCTGGCTGCTCAAGCAGGAGGGATATGAGGTAATAGGCGTTACTATGGACCTGTTAGAGTCAAGCTGTCGGATTGAGAAGCCGGACACCTGCTGCTCTTTACAGGCCTTTGAAGATGCCAGGGATGTGGCGGATAAGCTGGGTATGGCGCATCACATCCTCGATTGTAAGGCAGAGTTTGAACAAAAAGTAGTTAGCTGCTTTGTGAGTGAGTACCTGAAGGGTCGAACTCCCAACCCGTGTGTGGTCTGCAACTCCAAAATAAAATTTGGCCTACTGCTTAAGCATACCTGGCAATTAGGCGCTGATTATCTGGCCACCGGACATTACGCCAGGATTTCAAAACAAAACAGCCGATATGTCATCAAAAAGGGGGTTGATTCAACCAGGGATCAGTCCTACTTCCTCTACGGCCTCTCTCAATATCAATTAAGGCATGCCCTTATGCCTCTTGGTGAATACAAAAAGGAAGAGATAAGAAAGATAGCGGCTGAGTCAGGGCTGAAGATACATGATAAAGCTGAGTCTCAGGAGATATGTTTCATCCCGGCGGGCCATTACCAGGAGTTTATTCGGGAGAGATTGGGCAATAACAGGTTCCAGCCTGGGCCAATAGTAGACAAAAATGGCCGGTTATTGGGTGAGCATCAGGGGGTAGCTTTTTTTACAGTCGGGCAGCGCAAAGGGTTGGGGATAGCGGTAGGCAAACCGCTCTATGTATTAGCCCTGGATGCCTTCAGGAACACGGTGGTAGTAGGTGAAGAAGCCGATCTCTACAGTCGGGAGTTGACGGTCAGTGAGGCCAACTGGGTGGCCATAGAAAATCTGACCAAAGAGATGGAAGTTACCGCCAGGATTCGCTATTTACATAAGGGTGGAGAAGCGGTCATTACTCCTTTCTCTGAGGGAAGAGTAAAGGTAAGATTCAAAGAGCCTCAGCGGGCCATAACTCCGGGCCAGGCAACCGTCTTTTATCAGGATGATTTGGTTCTTGGCGGGGGGTGGATAGAGAGTGGAGAGTGGAGAAATCAGAGGTCTCTCCACTCTCAGCTCGGCCTGGTTCATCGGTAA
- a CDS encoding DUF433 domain-containing protein: protein MLGFNRITFDPYVMAGQACIRGMRIPVSLIVNLVAHGKQIGEILKEYPDLEPEDIQQSLEYASWLASEQVYIRELEAVR from the coding sequence ATGTTAGGTTTTAATCGGATTACATTTGACCCATACGTTATGGCAGGACAAGCTTGTATTCGTGGAATGCGTATTCCTGTCTCATTAATTGTAAATTTGGTGGCTCACGGTAAGCAGATTGGAGAGATTCTGAAAGAATATCCAGATTTAGAACCAGAAGACATTCAACAGTCCTTAGAATATGCCTCGTGGTTAGCCAGCGAACAAGTTTATATTCGTGAATTAGAGGCAGTTAGATGA
- a CDS encoding DUF5678 domain-containing protein, with the protein MDETFEWFTKADLTKYEDKYVSIVDKEVVYADEYPEVAYTEAKKKYPDKEVVLWKVPHGETFIF; encoded by the coding sequence ATGGATGAAACTTTTGAATGGTTTACAAAAGCAGACTTAACTAAATACGAGGATAAGTATGTATCTATTGTAGATAAAGAGGTAGTCTATGCAGATGAGTATCCAGAGGTTGCCTACACAGAGGCTAAAAAAAAATATCCAGATAAAGAGGTTGTACTCTGGAAAGTTCCTCACGGTGAAACCTTTATCTTTTAA